One Sphingomonas sabuli genomic region harbors:
- the lptG gene encoding LPS export ABC transporter permease LptG: protein MINLQFFPSRRLALYSVKLYLTRTLAVLIGLVLVLLALDLLGESGKILGVPGNSDADLWRYAGLRLPLLIARFLPFSVLLGTLIMFVSLNQNSEVVAMKSAGVSAHQMLAPLVVASLGLSVAAFIFNETVTVQSARVVNAWSDNDYKPIPPESGILTNVWVARGEDLVRARHVGGTGRGFHAEGLTIYDRERGALARIVEAERAYPRDGDWQLQDVTVYDSGMNVVRRVPEMSALTGVTADQLRLSRVDPDETSFFDLKQKIEEMQAAGKPTAAAEAGLWHKLSGPLSIVLMPLLAAVAAFGLARSGQVLLRATIGMALGFAYFVADNFSLAMGNVGAYPPLLAAWAPFFLFLLVGETVLIRSEE, encoded by the coding sequence ATGATCAACCTGCAATTCTTCCCCTCGCGCCGGCTCGCGCTCTATTCGGTCAAGCTCTACCTGACCCGCACGCTGGCGGTGCTTATCGGGCTGGTGCTGGTGCTGCTGGCGCTCGACCTGCTGGGCGAATCCGGCAAGATTCTCGGCGTTCCGGGCAACAGCGACGCGGACCTGTGGCGCTACGCCGGCCTGCGCCTGCCGTTGCTGATCGCCCGGTTCCTGCCCTTTTCGGTGCTCCTGGGCACGCTGATCATGTTCGTCTCGCTCAACCAGAACAGCGAGGTGGTGGCGATGAAGTCGGCGGGTGTGTCCGCGCACCAGATGCTCGCCCCGCTGGTCGTCGCCAGCCTTGGCCTGTCGGTTGCCGCCTTCATCTTCAATGAGACTGTCACGGTCCAGTCGGCGCGCGTGGTCAACGCGTGGAGCGACAACGACTACAAGCCGATCCCGCCCGAATCCGGCATTCTGACCAACGTCTGGGTGGCGCGCGGCGAGGATCTTGTCCGCGCGCGCCACGTCGGTGGCACCGGGCGCGGCTTCCACGCCGAGGGGCTGACCATTTACGACCGTGAGCGCGGCGCGCTGGCGCGGATCGTCGAGGCCGAGCGCGCCTATCCGCGCGACGGCGACTGGCAGCTGCAGGACGTCACCGTTTACGATTCGGGCATGAACGTCGTGCGGCGCGTGCCGGAGATGTCTGCGCTGACCGGGGTCACCGCGGACCAGCTCCGCCTGTCGCGGGTCGACCCGGACGAAACCAGCTTTTTCGACCTCAAGCAGAAGATCGAGGAGATGCAGGCCGCGGGCAAGCCGACCGCGGCGGCCGAGGCCGGGCTGTGGCACAAATTGTCGGGGCCGCTGTCGATCGTGCTGATGCCGCTGCTCGCCGCGGTCGCCGCCTTCGGCCTTGCCCGGTCGGGGCAGGTCCTGCTGCGCGCGACGATCGGCATGGCCTTGGGCTTCGCCTATTTCGTCGCCGACAATTTCAGCCTGGCGATGGGCAATGTCGGCGCCTACCCGCCGCTGCTCGCGGCCTGGGCGCCATTCTTCCTGTTCCTGCTGGTCGGGGAGACCGTGCTGATCCGGTCCGAGGAGTAG